Proteins found in one Pseudochaenichthys georgianus chromosome 13, fPseGeo1.2, whole genome shotgun sequence genomic segment:
- the picalmb gene encoding phosphatidylinositol binding clathrin assembly protein b isoform X11, which yields MSGQSITDRITAAQHSVTGSAVSKTVCKATTHEVMGPKKKHLDYLIHCTNEMNVNIPQLADSLFERTTNTSWVVVFKSLITTQHLMVYGNERFVQYLASRNTLFNLSNFLDKSGLQGYDMSTFIRRYSRYLNEKAVSYRQVAFDFTKVKRGVDGVMRTMNTEKLLKTIPIIQNQMDALLDFNVNANELTNGVINAAFMLLFKDSIRLFAAYNEGIINLLEKYFDMKKTQCKEGLDIYKKFLTRMTRISEFLKVAEQVGIDRGDIPDLSQAPSSLLEALEQHLASLEGKKVKDSTAASRASTLSNAVSSLASTGMSFTKVDEREKQAALEEEQARLKALKEQRLKELSKRPSFATTDTSPVSTTGGTISTAPAIDLFSTPSCSNGAVKMESDLFDLQAFQASMQSGSSGLPVATAWAAVSISCEGYSTPQAAAQQSAGGLQVDFESVFGAKAAGNNSLDCDDISGGILKPTHAGSGQACGLLPDKLVSDDLDSSLANLVGNLGIGNGTMKNDMHWVQPGEKRMTGGTGWQLKAAPSTTWNPVSMPSSVMAFPATTPTGIMGYGMPQQMGSMGMMNPPTMMYSQPVMRPPNPFGSVSSAQVGDQQSDHAPELMHNEPSAASSPSSQSPLRAPGQDPFAHLSLKDFL from the exons ATGTCGGGGCAGAGCATTACGGACAGGATAACTGCAGCCCAGCACAGTGTAACGGGATCCGCCGTGTCAAAAACAGTATGCAAGGCAACCACTCACGAAGTAATGGGCCCGAAAAAGAAACATTTGGATT atTTGATCCACTGCACCAACGAGATGAACGTGAACATCCCCCAGCTGGCGGACTCTCTGTTTGAGCGGACCACCAACACCAGCTGGGTGGTGGTGTTTAAGTCTCTCATCACCACACAGCACCTCATGGTCTATGGCAACGAG CGGTTTGTCCAGTACTTGGCCTCAAGGAATACATTATTCAACCTCAGTAACTTTCTGGACAAAAGTGGGCTACAAG GTTATGACATGTCCACATTTATCAGGAGGTATAGTCGATATCTGAACGAGAAAGCTGTTTCATATAGACAGGTCGCCTTTGACTTCACAAAAGTTAAACGCGG AGTGGACGGCGTAATGAGGACCATGAACACGGAAAAGCTGCTGAAGACCATCCCAATTATTCAGAACCAGATGGATGCCCTCCTCGATTTCAAT GTCAATGCCAACGAGCTGACTAATGGAGTCATCAATGCAGCCTTCATGCTGCTCTTCAAAGACTCCATCAGGCTCTTCGCTGCTTACAATGAAGGCATCATCAACCTGCTCG AGAAATACTTTGACATGAAGAAGACTCAATGTAAAGAAGGCTTGGACATTTACAAGAAGTTTCTCACCCGAATGACCCGGATATCAGAGTTCCTCAAAGTAGCAGAG CAGGTGGGCATTGATCGAGGAGATATCCCAGACCTTTCACAG GCTCCCAGTAGCCTTCTGGAAGCTCTGGAGCAGCACTTGGCCTCTTTAGAGGGCAAGAAGGTCAAAGACTCCACGGCTGCCAGCAG GGCCAGCACTCTGTCAAACGCAGTGTCATCGCTGGCCAGCACAGGCATGTCTTTCACTAAAGTGGACGAGCGGGAGAAGCAGGCGGCTCTGGAAGAGGAACAGGCTCGACTCAAAGCTCTGAAG GAACAGAGGCTCAAAGAGCTCTCCAAGAGGCCCTCCTTCGCCACCACCGACACATCGCCCGTCTCCACCACCGGGGGCACCATCAGCACAGCACCAGCCATCGACCTCTTCTCCACGCCCAGCTGCTCCAACGG TGCAGTGAAGATGGAGAGCGACCTCTTTGACCTGCAGGCCTTCCAGGCCTCCATGCAGTCGGGCTCCTCAGGGCTTCCAGTGGCTACAGCGTGGGCAG CTGTCTCCATCTCTTGTGAAGGATACTCGACGCCGCAGGCCGCTGCTCAGCAGTCGGCTGGAGGACTCCAAGTGGACTTTGAGTCCGTCTTTGGAGCCAAAGCCGCAGGCAACAACAGCCTCGATTGTGATG ATATTTCTGGCGGTATCCTGAAACCGACCCATGCCGGCTCCGGCCAGGCGTGCGGTCTGCTGCCGGACAAGCTGGTGTCAGATGACCTTGACTCCTCCCTGGCTAACCTTGTGGGCA aCCTCGGGATTGGAAACGGCACGATGAAAAA CGACATGCACTGGGTTCAGCCGGGGGAGAAGAGGATGACCGGCGGCACCGGCTGGCAGCTCAAAGCGGCGCCGTCCACGACCTGGAACCCCGTTTCCATG CCATCGTCAGTCATGGCCTTCCCTGCCACCACACCCACAGGCATAATGGGATACGGCATG CCTCAACAGATGGGCTCTATGGGGATGATGAACCCCCCCACCATGATGTACTCCCAGCCGGTGATGAGGCCTCCCAACCCCTTCGGCTCTGTGTCCAGCGCTCAGGTGGGTGATCAGCAGTCTGACCACGCCCCCGAGCTGATGCACAATGAA CCCTCCGCAGCCTCTAGTCCTTCCAGCCAGAGCCCCCTCCGAGCCCCCGGACAGGACCCGTTTGCACACCTCTCTCTCAAGGATTTCTTGTAG
- the picalmb gene encoding phosphatidylinositol binding clathrin assembly protein b isoform X10, with the protein MSGQSITDRITAAQHSVTGSAVSKTVCKATTHEVMGPKKKHLDYLIHCTNEMNVNIPQLADSLFERTTNTSWVVVFKSLITTQHLMVYGNERFVQYLASRNTLFNLSNFLDKSGLQGYDMSTFIRRYSRYLNEKAVSYRQVAFDFTKVKRGVDGVMRTMNTEKLLKTIPIIQNQMDALLDFNVNANELTNGVINAAFMLLFKDSIRLFAAYNEGIINLLEKYFDMKKTQCKEGLDIYKKFLTRMTRISEFLKVAEQVGIDRGDIPDLSQAPSSLLEALEQHLASLEGKKVKDSTAASRASTLSNAVSSLASTGMSFTKVDEREKQAALEEEQARLKALKEQRLKELSKRPSFATTDTSPVSTTGGTISTAPAIDLFSTPSCSNGAVKMESDLFDLQAFQASMQSGSSGLPVATAWADPFTSAEAGDESMPNLNPFLSKIVVEATHLPVVSSDGVSFPSRTSGHEMFGGYSTPQAAAQQSAGGLQVDFESVFGAKAAGNNSLDCDDISGGILKPTHAGSGQACGLLPDKLVSDDLDSSLANLVGNLGIGNGTMKNDMHWVQPGEKRMTGGTGWQLKAAPSTTWNPVSMPSSVMAFPATTPTGIMGYGMPQQMGSMGMMNPPTMMYSQPVMRPPNPFGSVSSAQVGDQQSDHAPELMHNEPSAASSPSSQSPLRAPGQDPFAHLSLKDFL; encoded by the exons ATGTCGGGGCAGAGCATTACGGACAGGATAACTGCAGCCCAGCACAGTGTAACGGGATCCGCCGTGTCAAAAACAGTATGCAAGGCAACCACTCACGAAGTAATGGGCCCGAAAAAGAAACATTTGGATT atTTGATCCACTGCACCAACGAGATGAACGTGAACATCCCCCAGCTGGCGGACTCTCTGTTTGAGCGGACCACCAACACCAGCTGGGTGGTGGTGTTTAAGTCTCTCATCACCACACAGCACCTCATGGTCTATGGCAACGAG CGGTTTGTCCAGTACTTGGCCTCAAGGAATACATTATTCAACCTCAGTAACTTTCTGGACAAAAGTGGGCTACAAG GTTATGACATGTCCACATTTATCAGGAGGTATAGTCGATATCTGAACGAGAAAGCTGTTTCATATAGACAGGTCGCCTTTGACTTCACAAAAGTTAAACGCGG AGTGGACGGCGTAATGAGGACCATGAACACGGAAAAGCTGCTGAAGACCATCCCAATTATTCAGAACCAGATGGATGCCCTCCTCGATTTCAAT GTCAATGCCAACGAGCTGACTAATGGAGTCATCAATGCAGCCTTCATGCTGCTCTTCAAAGACTCCATCAGGCTCTTCGCTGCTTACAATGAAGGCATCATCAACCTGCTCG AGAAATACTTTGACATGAAGAAGACTCAATGTAAAGAAGGCTTGGACATTTACAAGAAGTTTCTCACCCGAATGACCCGGATATCAGAGTTCCTCAAAGTAGCAGAG CAGGTGGGCATTGATCGAGGAGATATCCCAGACCTTTCACAG GCTCCCAGTAGCCTTCTGGAAGCTCTGGAGCAGCACTTGGCCTCTTTAGAGGGCAAGAAGGTCAAAGACTCCACGGCTGCCAGCAG GGCCAGCACTCTGTCAAACGCAGTGTCATCGCTGGCCAGCACAGGCATGTCTTTCACTAAAGTGGACGAGCGGGAGAAGCAGGCGGCTCTGGAAGAGGAACAGGCTCGACTCAAAGCTCTGAAG GAACAGAGGCTCAAAGAGCTCTCCAAGAGGCCCTCCTTCGCCACCACCGACACATCGCCCGTCTCCACCACCGGGGGCACCATCAGCACAGCACCAGCCATCGACCTCTTCTCCACGCCCAGCTGCTCCAACGG TGCAGTGAAGATGGAGAGCGACCTCTTTGACCTGCAGGCCTTCCAGGCCTCCATGCAGTCGGGCTCCTCAGGGCTTCCAGTGGCTACAGCGTGGGCAG ATCCTTTCACCTCTGCAGAAGCTGGAGATGAATCCATGCCAAACCTTAACCCTTTCCTCTCAAAAATCGTTGTCGAAGCCACTCACTTGCCTGTCGTGTCTTCAGACGgtgttagctttccctctaggaCATCTGGTCATGAAATGTTTGGTG GATACTCGACGCCGCAGGCCGCTGCTCAGCAGTCGGCTGGAGGACTCCAAGTGGACTTTGAGTCCGTCTTTGGAGCCAAAGCCGCAGGCAACAACAGCCTCGATTGTGATG ATATTTCTGGCGGTATCCTGAAACCGACCCATGCCGGCTCCGGCCAGGCGTGCGGTCTGCTGCCGGACAAGCTGGTGTCAGATGACCTTGACTCCTCCCTGGCTAACCTTGTGGGCA aCCTCGGGATTGGAAACGGCACGATGAAAAA CGACATGCACTGGGTTCAGCCGGGGGAGAAGAGGATGACCGGCGGCACCGGCTGGCAGCTCAAAGCGGCGCCGTCCACGACCTGGAACCCCGTTTCCATG CCATCGTCAGTCATGGCCTTCCCTGCCACCACACCCACAGGCATAATGGGATACGGCATG CCTCAACAGATGGGCTCTATGGGGATGATGAACCCCCCCACCATGATGTACTCCCAGCCGGTGATGAGGCCTCCCAACCCCTTCGGCTCTGTGTCCAGCGCTCAGGTGGGTGATCAGCAGTCTGACCACGCCCCCGAGCTGATGCACAATGAA CCCTCCGCAGCCTCTAGTCCTTCCAGCCAGAGCCCCCTCCGAGCCCCCGGACAGGACCCGTTTGCACACCTCTCTCTCAAGGATTTCTTGTAG
- the picalmb gene encoding phosphatidylinositol binding clathrin assembly protein b isoform X12 translates to MSGQSITDRITAAQHSVTGSAVSKTVCKATTHEVMGPKKKHLDYLIHCTNEMNVNIPQLADSLFERTTNTSWVVVFKSLITTQHLMVYGNERFVQYLASRNTLFNLSNFLDKSGLQGYDMSTFIRRYSRYLNEKAVSYRQVAFDFTKVKRGVDGVMRTMNTEKLLKTIPIIQNQMDALLDFNVNANELTNGVINAAFMLLFKDSIRLFAAYNEGIINLLEKYFDMKKTQCKEGLDIYKKFLTRMTRISEFLKVAEQVGIDRGDIPDLSQAPSSLLEALEQHLASLEGKKVKDSTAASRASTLSNAVSSLASTGMSFTKVDEREKQAALEEEQARLKALKEQRLKELSKRPSFATTDTSPVSTTGGTISTAPAIDLFSTPSCSNGAVKMESDLFDLQAFQASMQSGSSGLPVATAWAGYSTPQAAAQQSAGGLQVDFESVFGAKAAGNNSLDCDDISGGILKPTHAGSGQACGLLPDKLVSDDLDSSLANLVGNLGIGNGTMKNDMHWVQPGEKRMTGGTGWQLKAAPSTTWNPVSMPSSVMAFPATTPTGIMGYGMPQQMGSMGMMNPPTMMYSQPVMRPPNPFGSVSSAQVGDQQSDHAPELMHNEPSAASSPSSQSPLRAPGQDPFAHLSLKDFL, encoded by the exons ATGTCGGGGCAGAGCATTACGGACAGGATAACTGCAGCCCAGCACAGTGTAACGGGATCCGCCGTGTCAAAAACAGTATGCAAGGCAACCACTCACGAAGTAATGGGCCCGAAAAAGAAACATTTGGATT atTTGATCCACTGCACCAACGAGATGAACGTGAACATCCCCCAGCTGGCGGACTCTCTGTTTGAGCGGACCACCAACACCAGCTGGGTGGTGGTGTTTAAGTCTCTCATCACCACACAGCACCTCATGGTCTATGGCAACGAG CGGTTTGTCCAGTACTTGGCCTCAAGGAATACATTATTCAACCTCAGTAACTTTCTGGACAAAAGTGGGCTACAAG GTTATGACATGTCCACATTTATCAGGAGGTATAGTCGATATCTGAACGAGAAAGCTGTTTCATATAGACAGGTCGCCTTTGACTTCACAAAAGTTAAACGCGG AGTGGACGGCGTAATGAGGACCATGAACACGGAAAAGCTGCTGAAGACCATCCCAATTATTCAGAACCAGATGGATGCCCTCCTCGATTTCAAT GTCAATGCCAACGAGCTGACTAATGGAGTCATCAATGCAGCCTTCATGCTGCTCTTCAAAGACTCCATCAGGCTCTTCGCTGCTTACAATGAAGGCATCATCAACCTGCTCG AGAAATACTTTGACATGAAGAAGACTCAATGTAAAGAAGGCTTGGACATTTACAAGAAGTTTCTCACCCGAATGACCCGGATATCAGAGTTCCTCAAAGTAGCAGAG CAGGTGGGCATTGATCGAGGAGATATCCCAGACCTTTCACAG GCTCCCAGTAGCCTTCTGGAAGCTCTGGAGCAGCACTTGGCCTCTTTAGAGGGCAAGAAGGTCAAAGACTCCACGGCTGCCAGCAG GGCCAGCACTCTGTCAAACGCAGTGTCATCGCTGGCCAGCACAGGCATGTCTTTCACTAAAGTGGACGAGCGGGAGAAGCAGGCGGCTCTGGAAGAGGAACAGGCTCGACTCAAAGCTCTGAAG GAACAGAGGCTCAAAGAGCTCTCCAAGAGGCCCTCCTTCGCCACCACCGACACATCGCCCGTCTCCACCACCGGGGGCACCATCAGCACAGCACCAGCCATCGACCTCTTCTCCACGCCCAGCTGCTCCAACGG TGCAGTGAAGATGGAGAGCGACCTCTTTGACCTGCAGGCCTTCCAGGCCTCCATGCAGTCGGGCTCCTCAGGGCTTCCAGTGGCTACAGCGTGGGCAG GATACTCGACGCCGCAGGCCGCTGCTCAGCAGTCGGCTGGAGGACTCCAAGTGGACTTTGAGTCCGTCTTTGGAGCCAAAGCCGCAGGCAACAACAGCCTCGATTGTGATG ATATTTCTGGCGGTATCCTGAAACCGACCCATGCCGGCTCCGGCCAGGCGTGCGGTCTGCTGCCGGACAAGCTGGTGTCAGATGACCTTGACTCCTCCCTGGCTAACCTTGTGGGCA aCCTCGGGATTGGAAACGGCACGATGAAAAA CGACATGCACTGGGTTCAGCCGGGGGAGAAGAGGATGACCGGCGGCACCGGCTGGCAGCTCAAAGCGGCGCCGTCCACGACCTGGAACCCCGTTTCCATG CCATCGTCAGTCATGGCCTTCCCTGCCACCACACCCACAGGCATAATGGGATACGGCATG CCTCAACAGATGGGCTCTATGGGGATGATGAACCCCCCCACCATGATGTACTCCCAGCCGGTGATGAGGCCTCCCAACCCCTTCGGCTCTGTGTCCAGCGCTCAGGTGGGTGATCAGCAGTCTGACCACGCCCCCGAGCTGATGCACAATGAA CCCTCCGCAGCCTCTAGTCCTTCCAGCCAGAGCCCCCTCCGAGCCCCCGGACAGGACCCGTTTGCACACCTCTCTCTCAAGGATTTCTTGTAG
- the picalmb gene encoding phosphatidylinositol binding clathrin assembly protein b isoform X14: MSGQSITDRITAAQHSVTGSAVSKTVCKATTHEVMGPKKKHLDYLIHCTNEMNVNIPQLADSLFERTTNTSWVVVFKSLITTQHLMVYGNERFVQYLASRNTLFNLSNFLDKSGLQGYDMSTFIRRYSRYLNEKAVSYRQVAFDFTKVKRGVDGVMRTMNTEKLLKTIPIIQNQMDALLDFNVNANELTNGVINAAFMLLFKDSIRLFAAYNEGIINLLEKYFDMKKTQCKEGLDIYKKFLTRMTRISEFLKVAEQVGIDRGDIPDLSQAPSSLLEALEQHLASLEGKKVKDSTAASRASTLSNAVSSLASTGMSFTKVDEREKQAALEEEQARLKALKEQRLKELSKRPSFATTDTSPVSTTGGTISTAPAIDLFSTPSCSNGAVKMESDLFDLQAFQASMQSGSSGLPVATAWAGYSTPQAAAQQSAGGLQVDFESVFGAKAAGNNSLDCDDISGGILKPTHAGSGQACGLLPDKLVSDDLDSSLANLVGNLGIGNGTMKK, translated from the exons ATGTCGGGGCAGAGCATTACGGACAGGATAACTGCAGCCCAGCACAGTGTAACGGGATCCGCCGTGTCAAAAACAGTATGCAAGGCAACCACTCACGAAGTAATGGGCCCGAAAAAGAAACATTTGGATT atTTGATCCACTGCACCAACGAGATGAACGTGAACATCCCCCAGCTGGCGGACTCTCTGTTTGAGCGGACCACCAACACCAGCTGGGTGGTGGTGTTTAAGTCTCTCATCACCACACAGCACCTCATGGTCTATGGCAACGAG CGGTTTGTCCAGTACTTGGCCTCAAGGAATACATTATTCAACCTCAGTAACTTTCTGGACAAAAGTGGGCTACAAG GTTATGACATGTCCACATTTATCAGGAGGTATAGTCGATATCTGAACGAGAAAGCTGTTTCATATAGACAGGTCGCCTTTGACTTCACAAAAGTTAAACGCGG AGTGGACGGCGTAATGAGGACCATGAACACGGAAAAGCTGCTGAAGACCATCCCAATTATTCAGAACCAGATGGATGCCCTCCTCGATTTCAAT GTCAATGCCAACGAGCTGACTAATGGAGTCATCAATGCAGCCTTCATGCTGCTCTTCAAAGACTCCATCAGGCTCTTCGCTGCTTACAATGAAGGCATCATCAACCTGCTCG AGAAATACTTTGACATGAAGAAGACTCAATGTAAAGAAGGCTTGGACATTTACAAGAAGTTTCTCACCCGAATGACCCGGATATCAGAGTTCCTCAAAGTAGCAGAG CAGGTGGGCATTGATCGAGGAGATATCCCAGACCTTTCACAG GCTCCCAGTAGCCTTCTGGAAGCTCTGGAGCAGCACTTGGCCTCTTTAGAGGGCAAGAAGGTCAAAGACTCCACGGCTGCCAGCAG GGCCAGCACTCTGTCAAACGCAGTGTCATCGCTGGCCAGCACAGGCATGTCTTTCACTAAAGTGGACGAGCGGGAGAAGCAGGCGGCTCTGGAAGAGGAACAGGCTCGACTCAAAGCTCTGAAG GAACAGAGGCTCAAAGAGCTCTCCAAGAGGCCCTCCTTCGCCACCACCGACACATCGCCCGTCTCCACCACCGGGGGCACCATCAGCACAGCACCAGCCATCGACCTCTTCTCCACGCCCAGCTGCTCCAACGG TGCAGTGAAGATGGAGAGCGACCTCTTTGACCTGCAGGCCTTCCAGGCCTCCATGCAGTCGGGCTCCTCAGGGCTTCCAGTGGCTACAGCGTGGGCAG GATACTCGACGCCGCAGGCCGCTGCTCAGCAGTCGGCTGGAGGACTCCAAGTGGACTTTGAGTCCGTCTTTGGAGCCAAAGCCGCAGGCAACAACAGCCTCGATTGTGATG ATATTTCTGGCGGTATCCTGAAACCGACCCATGCCGGCTCCGGCCAGGCGTGCGGTCTGCTGCCGGACAAGCTGGTGTCAGATGACCTTGACTCCTCCCTGGCTAACCTTGTGGGCA aCCTCGGGATTGGAAACGGCACGATGAAAAAGTAA